One segment of Bacillales bacterium DNA contains the following:
- a CDS encoding LysR family transcriptional regulator, whose translation MDFRHLRYFVTIAREGQITRAAKKLHMAQPPLSQQLKQLEEELGVLLIERNGRKMELTKAGEVLLEKAETLLHQMEETVKEVKETGHGLRGTLSIGCVKSCFAPMPERIRAFRKKYPLVTFHLRSGDSFRMAENLRNREIELAIVRLPLEMSDFHALPLPQEPYVAVVPEAWTQGREENIPLEKLAAMPLVLLHRISGVGQFETVVNHFKDHGLEPNVVCECPDAAMLLELVTAGVGAAVLPESTLLPPYGAGRRVLRIEGPPLLSESAVIWMKDRYLSKNAEHFLERFEG comes from the coding sequence ATGGATTTTCGCCACCTTCGATACTTTGTCACGATTGCCCGCGAAGGACAAATTACGCGCGCCGCAAAAAAACTGCATATGGCGCAGCCGCCGTTGAGCCAGCAATTGAAACAGTTGGAAGAAGAACTCGGCGTCCTGTTGATCGAAAGAAACGGACGGAAAATGGAATTGACGAAAGCGGGCGAAGTGTTGCTTGAAAAGGCGGAAACGCTCCTTCATCAGATGGAGGAAACGGTCAAGGAGGTAAAGGAAACCGGCCACGGATTGCGGGGAACCTTGTCGATCGGCTGCGTGAAATCATGTTTCGCGCCGATGCCGGAGCGGATACGGGCGTTTCGCAAGAAATACCCGCTCGTGACCTTTCATTTGCGCAGCGGGGATTCGTTTCGGATGGCGGAAAACTTGCGCAACCGCGAGATCGAGTTGGCGATCGTCCGGCTGCCGCTGGAGATGAGCGATTTTCATGCCTTGCCGTTGCCGCAGGAGCCGTACGTAGCCGTCGTCCCGGAAGCGTGGACACAAGGGCGGGAAGAAAACATCCCGCTTGAAAAATTGGCCGCGATGCCGCTGGTGCTTTTGCACCGAATCAGCGGAGTCGGCCAATTCGAGACCGTGGTCAACCACTTCAAGGACCACGGTCTCGAGCCGAACGTCGTATGCGAATGCCCGGATGCGGCGATGCTGCTAGAGCTCGTCACGGCCGGCGTCGGCGCCGCCGTGCTGCCGGAATCGACCTTGCTGCCGCCGTACGGCGCCGGCCGCCGAGTGCTGCGCATCGAAGGACCGCCGCTGCTGTCGGAATCGGCGGTCATTTGGATGAAGGACCGCTACTTGTCAAAAAATGCGGAGCATTTTTTGGAGAGGTTTGAAGGGTAA
- the hpaI gene encoding 2,4-dihydroxyhept-2-ene-1,7-dioic acid aldolase has protein sequence MATIEEVKQRLRGSVAPIITPFNESGSIDYGTLSDLIDWHIENGSHGISVTGTTGEPSSLTIEERVKVMETAHRAVNGRVPFVPGTGSTNHAETMELTKKAEEIGADAALVIVPYYNKPSQHALYKHFRTVAESVDIPIVIYNIPGRTAVNLEVQTLARLAEDCPNIIGVKESNKDFEHVNRVLLNCGRDFLLFSGIELLCYPMLAIGGAGYISATANVVPDKVAELYDAWSDGNVQRAQDLHYELMPLNDVLFKDTNPAPLKAALGMIGKIHPALRLPMDLPSEPLQAEIREVLSRYVNIPGNA, from the coding sequence ATGGCAACGATCGAAGAGGTGAAACAACGTCTGCGGGGATCGGTAGCCCCGATCATCACGCCGTTTAATGAAAGCGGTTCCATTGACTACGGAACGCTTTCGGACTTGATCGACTGGCACATAGAAAACGGCAGTCACGGCATATCGGTCACCGGTACGACGGGGGAACCGAGCTCATTGACGATCGAAGAACGCGTGAAAGTCATGGAAACCGCGCATCGAGCGGTGAACGGCCGAGTGCCGTTTGTGCCCGGTACGGGGTCGACGAATCACGCCGAGACGATGGAGTTGACGAAGAAAGCCGAGGAAATCGGCGCCGATGCGGCGCTCGTCATTGTGCCGTACTACAACAAACCATCGCAGCACGCGTTGTACAAACATTTCCGCACGGTAGCTGAATCCGTCGACATTCCGATTGTCATTTACAACATTCCAGGACGAACCGCTGTAAATCTTGAAGTCCAAACGCTTGCAAGGCTTGCTGAAGATTGCCCGAATATTATCGGCGTGAAAGAATCGAACAAAGACTTTGAGCATGTCAACCGTGTGTTACTCAATTGCGGCCGCGATTTCCTGCTGTTTTCCGGCATTGAACTATTGTGCTATCCGATGCTCGCGATCGGCGGGGCAGGATACATCAGTGCGACAGCCAATGTGGTCCCCGACAAAGTGGCGGAGCTATATGACGCGTGGAGCGACGGCAACGTCCAACGGGCTCAGGACTTGCATTACGAATTGATGCCGCTCAACGACGTGCTTTTCAAAGATACGAATCCGGCACCGCTGAAGGCGGCTCTCGGCATGATCGGAAAGATTCATCCGGCGCTGCGTTTACCGATGGATTTGCCTTCGGAACCGTTGCAGGCAGAAATTCGCGAGGTGCTCAGCCGATACGTGAACATCCCGGGGAACGCTTAG
- the hpaE gene encoding 5-carboxymethyl-2-hydroxymuconate semialdehyde dehydrogenase, with protein MEDIQLYINGRFVNAGSGETFDNYNPYTNEKINAVAAGGKADIDAAVQAAHEAFRSGPWGRMKVSERLTYIRRIADVIDAHIDEIAPLESLDTGLPISQTKKMVARAAQNFRFYAEMVSSRMVGEAYRVDNEFLNYTIHKPVGVAGLITPWNAPFMLETWKIAPALATGNTVVLKPAELSPLTANRLAEIIAEAELPDGVFNVVHGFGETAGASLVAHPDVKLISFTGETVTGSEIMKNGADTLKRFSMELGGKSPIIVFDDADFDRALDACTWGIFSFNGERCTANSRLFVQESLHDRFVEALKERVANIVVGDPMDEKTQVGPLIHREHFNKVKSYIETAKEEGAEIVSGVIPEEHGRGNFVAPTLLLNVTNDMRVAQEEIFGPVLAVMTFKDEAEAIQLANDIKYGLAGYVWTKDIQRGHRVAQSVDAGMLWINAQNVRDLRIPFGGSKASGIGREGGHYAFEFYTETQVIHVALGEHHIPQFGKIPKR; from the coding sequence ATGGAAGACATCCAACTGTACATCAATGGCCGATTCGTGAACGCTGGGTCTGGCGAGACGTTCGACAACTACAACCCTTATACGAATGAAAAAATTAACGCCGTCGCCGCGGGGGGCAAAGCGGATATCGACGCAGCCGTCCAGGCCGCCCACGAAGCGTTTCGGAGCGGTCCGTGGGGGCGGATGAAGGTGAGCGAGCGGCTCACCTACATTCGCCGCATCGCCGATGTGATCGACGCTCACATCGACGAAATCGCTCCGCTCGAATCGCTCGACACCGGGCTGCCAATCAGCCAGACGAAGAAGATGGTCGCCCGTGCGGCGCAAAATTTCCGCTTTTACGCGGAAATGGTATCGAGCCGCATGGTCGGCGAAGCGTACCGCGTCGACAACGAGTTTCTCAATTACACGATTCATAAGCCGGTCGGCGTCGCCGGGTTGATCACGCCGTGGAATGCGCCGTTCATGCTCGAGACGTGGAAGATCGCGCCGGCGCTCGCGACCGGCAACACGGTCGTGTTGAAGCCGGCGGAACTGTCGCCGCTGACGGCGAACCGGCTCGCGGAAATTATCGCCGAAGCTGAGCTGCCGGACGGCGTGTTCAACGTCGTTCACGGATTCGGCGAAACGGCCGGCGCGTCGCTTGTCGCGCATCCGGACGTGAAGCTGATTTCCTTCACCGGCGAAACGGTGACCGGCTCGGAAATTATGAAAAACGGCGCGGACACGTTGAAGCGGTTCTCGATGGAACTCGGCGGCAAGTCGCCGATCATCGTCTTCGACGATGCCGATTTCGACCGCGCGCTCGACGCGTGTACATGGGGAATCTTCTCTTTCAACGGCGAGCGCTGCACGGCGAATTCGCGGCTGTTCGTGCAGGAATCGCTGCACGACCGATTCGTGGAAGCGTTGAAAGAGCGGGTGGCGAACATCGTCGTCGGGGATCCGATGGACGAGAAGACGCAAGTCGGACCGCTCATCCACCGGGAACATTTCAACAAGGTGAAGTCGTATATCGAGACGGCTAAGGAAGAAGGCGCCGAAATTGTAAGCGGTGTCATTCCTGAAGAACATGGGCGCGGCAATTTCGTGGCCCCGACGCTGCTCTTGAACGTGACGAACGACATGCGTGTCGCACAGGAAGAAATTTTCGGTCCGGTGCTCGCGGTCATGACGTTTAAAGACGAAGCAGAAGCGATCCAGCTTGCCAACGACATCAAATACGGTTTGGCCGGTTACGTGTGGACGAAAGACATACAGCGCGGCCATCGTGTCGCTCAATCGGTCGACGCGGGCATGCTTTGGATCAACGCGCAAAACGTCCGTGACTTGCGCATCCCGTTCGGCGGGTCGAAGGCGAGCGGAATTGGGCGCGAAGGCGGGCATTACGCATTCGAATTTTATACCGAAACCCAGGTCATTCACGTCGCGCTCGGAGAGCATCACATTCCGCAGTTCGGCAAGATACCTAAACGATAA
- the hpaB gene encoding 4-hydroxyphenylacetate 3-monooxygenase, oxygenase component encodes MPAKTGQQYIERLKKAKNNVYIHGERVEDVTEHPAFKGVVRSMADLYDLQHEKPEKMLYESPTTGDLVGKTFMEPKTIDDLIARREAIMEWQRYSGGLMGRSPDYLNADVMAMGAAYEFFAEGDPMFAENAKRYAEYARENDLSLTHTLIHPQVNRAKAQHEQKDANVALHLVEKNDDGIIVDGVRLLATQGAITDEILVFPSTVKKAGELDDPYSLAFALPNNTPGLKYLSRESFDYGKNEYDHPLGSRFEEGDTIVSFENVLVPWDRVFILENSSVCNRAFRETNAVVHMAHQVIAKDIAKTEFLLGVVLSVMDAIGIDGFQHVQDKGTEIMLTLETMKSHLFRAEHNAKLDRWGMMTPDYEALDAARNWFPRVYPRMAEIVRILGASGMMGIPTQADYENEEIGTLLNRATQGKNVEGYERVQLFRLAWDLTMSAFGSRQTHYEYYFFGDPIKMGMAYFNNYDKEPYKAQIRDFLGRSKQSRPTFVKA; translated from the coding sequence ATGCCGGCGAAAACAGGCCAGCAATACATTGAACGATTAAAGAAAGCGAAAAACAACGTCTACATTCACGGCGAAAGAGTTGAGGACGTCACGGAGCATCCGGCGTTCAAAGGCGTTGTCCGTTCGATGGCGGATTTGTACGATTTGCAGCACGAAAAACCTGAAAAAATGCTTTATGAATCACCGACGACAGGCGATCTTGTCGGAAAAACGTTCATGGAGCCAAAGACGATCGACGATTTGATCGCGCGCCGCGAGGCGATCATGGAGTGGCAGCGGTATTCCGGCGGTTTGATGGGACGTTCGCCTGATTATTTGAACGCCGACGTGATGGCGATGGGCGCCGCGTACGAATTTTTCGCCGAAGGCGATCCGATGTTTGCGGAAAACGCGAAGCGTTACGCGGAATATGCGCGCGAGAATGATTTGAGCTTGACGCATACGCTCATTCACCCGCAAGTGAACCGGGCGAAAGCGCAGCATGAGCAGAAAGATGCGAATGTTGCTCTGCATCTCGTTGAAAAAAATGACGACGGCATTATCGTCGACGGCGTTCGTTTGCTTGCCACGCAAGGAGCGATCACCGACGAAATTCTCGTCTTTCCTTCGACGGTGAAGAAAGCAGGGGAGCTCGACGATCCGTATTCGCTCGCGTTCGCGCTTCCGAACAACACGCCGGGCTTGAAATATTTGAGCCGCGAGTCGTTCGACTACGGCAAGAATGAATACGACCATCCGCTCGGCTCGCGCTTCGAAGAAGGCGACACGATCGTGTCGTTCGAAAACGTGCTCGTGCCGTGGGACCGCGTGTTTATCTTGGAAAATTCCTCGGTATGCAACCGCGCGTTTCGTGAAACGAACGCGGTCGTGCATATGGCGCACCAAGTCATTGCGAAAGACATCGCCAAAACGGAGTTTTTGCTCGGTGTCGTGTTGAGCGTGATGGATGCGATCGGCATCGACGGCTTCCAGCACGTGCAAGACAAAGGGACGGAAATCATGCTGACGCTCGAAACGATGAAATCGCATTTGTTCCGTGCGGAGCATAATGCGAAGCTCGATCGCTGGGGTATGATGACGCCTGATTACGAGGCGCTCGATGCGGCGCGCAACTGGTTTCCGCGCGTATATCCGCGGATGGCGGAAATCGTTCGCATCCTCGGAGCATCCGGCATGATGGGCATCCCGACGCAAGCCGACTATGAAAATGAAGAAATCGGCACGCTCTTAAACCGCGCCACGCAAGGCAAGAACGTCGAAGGCTATGAGCGTGTGCAGTTGTTCCGGCTCGCATGGGATTTGACGATGAGCGCGTTCGGCAGCCGGCAAACGCATTATGAATATTATTTCTTTGGCGATCCGATCAAGATGGGCATGGCTTACTTCAACAATTACGACAAAGAGCCGTACAAGGCGCAAATTCGCGATTTTCTCGGACGTTCCAAACAATCGCGGCCAACTTTTGTGAAGGCGTAA
- the hpaD gene encoding 3,4-dihydroxyphenylacetate 2,3-dioxygenase: MNFNILRAARAVVRVTDLDAARKFYVDALGFVETEADAETIYLRGLEEHVHHCYVLKKAAQPGVEAISYKVASESDLDQLAVHFERKGMATVWLEKGEQHAVGRALRVRDVSGIPVEFFAEMTTVDRLLQRYDMYKGSRMQRIDHFNCMVPDVEKAYDFYINELGFACSEYTANDEERIWAAWLHRKPAVHDVAYMNGEGPRLHHVGFWLSDPMSVIHTCDVLASLGYGDHIERGPGRHGLSNAFFLYLRDPDGNRVELYTGDYLTSDPDFKPIRWDLNDSRRQTFWGHEAPDSWFAEATPFLDINGESEVKQQPAKLKQSKPNFVT, from the coding sequence ATGAACTTTAACATATTGCGTGCGGCGCGGGCGGTCGTGCGTGTGACTGACCTTGATGCTGCCCGCAAATTTTACGTCGACGCCCTTGGTTTCGTCGAAACGGAAGCGGACGCGGAAACGATTTATCTTCGCGGCCTAGAGGAGCATGTGCATCATTGCTACGTATTGAAAAAAGCAGCTCAACCGGGCGTGGAAGCAATCAGTTACAAAGTCGCTTCGGAAAGCGATCTTGATCAGCTTGCAGTCCATTTCGAACGGAAGGGCATGGCGACGGTGTGGCTGGAAAAAGGCGAGCAACATGCGGTTGGACGTGCGCTCAGGGTTCGTGACGTTTCCGGCATTCCGGTCGAGTTTTTCGCGGAAATGACGACCGTCGACCGTTTGCTGCAACGTTATGACATGTACAAAGGTTCTCGCATGCAGCGGATCGATCATTTTAACTGCATGGTGCCCGATGTTGAGAAAGCGTACGATTTTTATATCAATGAACTCGGTTTTGCTTGTTCCGAATATACTGCGAATGACGAAGAACGCATTTGGGCTGCGTGGCTGCACCGGAAACCGGCGGTGCATGATGTCGCCTACATGAACGGCGAAGGCCCGCGCCTCCATCATGTCGGCTTTTGGTTGAGCGACCCGATGAGCGTCATCCATACGTGCGACGTCCTTGCTTCGCTCGGCTATGGCGATCACATCGAACGCGGCCCCGGCCGGCACGGTCTGTCGAACGCCTTTTTCCTTTATTTACGCGATCCTGACGGCAACCGCGTTGAACTGTACACGGGCGATTATTTGACGAGTGACCCGGATTTCAAGCCGATTCGCTGGGATTTGAACGATTCGCGCCGGCAAACATTCTGGGGCCATGAAGCGCCGGACAGCTGGTTCGCCGAGGCGACACCGTTTCTGGATATCAATGGCGAATCAGAAGTGAAGCAGCAGCCGGCGAAGTTGAAGCAGAGCAAACCGAATTTCGTAACTTGA
- a CDS encoding FAD synthetase family protein encodes MQVTHVKHQEKATIDSGSPLVMALGFFDGVHLGHQALLREGKRKAEAAGCRLAVMTFWPHPNEVLKGERNRNYLTPLSKKIETFAAFGVDQVFVVAFDRTFAALPARDFVAQYVTALNVRHVVVGFDFTFGFKAEGDVRLLRQLSKERRFGLSVVPKKTYRREKISSSALRQLLADGDLALVPYYLGRRYEIDVDSASMKDDKCWEIVPADRSLLPMPGRYHVEYFDGRGVAKAVFERFDDARNSCELTFVDSSGQRNLQQGKLLFINRIPSVEEKSG; translated from the coding sequence TTGCAAGTCACACATGTGAAGCATCAAGAGAAAGCAACGATCGACAGCGGCAGCCCGCTCGTGATGGCGCTCGGTTTCTTCGACGGCGTGCATCTCGGGCACCAAGCCTTGCTGCGTGAGGGGAAACGGAAGGCGGAGGCTGCCGGCTGCCGCTTGGCGGTAATGACATTTTGGCCGCATCCGAATGAAGTGTTGAAAGGCGAACGAAACCGGAACTATTTAACCCCGCTCAGCAAGAAGATCGAAACGTTCGCCGCTTTCGGCGTCGACCAAGTGTTTGTTGTCGCGTTTGACCGGACGTTTGCCGCGCTGCCGGCTCGTGATTTTGTCGCTCAGTATGTGACGGCTTTGAACGTCCGCCATGTGGTCGTCGGATTTGACTTCACGTTCGGTTTCAAAGCGGAAGGGGATGTCCGCCTGCTCAGGCAATTGAGCAAAGAAAGGCGTTTCGGTCTTTCCGTCGTGCCGAAAAAAACGTACCGCCGCGAAAAAATCAGCTCAAGTGCTTTGCGGCAACTGTTGGCCGACGGCGACCTTGCGCTCGTCCCGTATTATTTGGGACGGCGGTATGAAATCGATGTCGATTCAGCATCGATGAAAGACGACAAGTGCTGGGAGATCGTACCGGCGGACAGGTCGCTGTTGCCGATGCCGGGGCGGTACCATGTCGAGTATTTCGACGGAAGGGGTGTTGCGAAAGCGGTGTTCGAACGGTTTGACGACGCGCGGAACTCGTGCGAGCTCACTTTTGTCGACAGTAGCGGCCAACGGAACCTGCAACAGGGAAAGTTGCTTTTCATCAACCGGATTCCGTCCGTGGAGGAAAAGTCCGGATAA
- a CDS encoding flavin reductase family protein, with protein sequence MDDRTFRNAMGKFATGVTVITTAVDGEIHGMTANAFMSVSINPKLISISIDEKAKMLEMIHRSGMFTVNILSAEQEDVSKHFAGQLQEKPTFRFERLRELPVIENALANILCEVDSSYKAGDHTIFIGKVLDLTIREGHPLTFYEGRYGFANTS encoded by the coding sequence ATGGACGACAGAACGTTTCGGAATGCGATGGGGAAATTTGCGACGGGCGTGACAGTCATTACGACGGCGGTCGACGGGGAAATTCACGGAATGACCGCGAACGCGTTCATGTCGGTTTCGATCAATCCGAAACTCATTTCCATTTCTATCGACGAAAAAGCGAAAATGCTCGAAATGATTCACCGTTCCGGCATGTTTACCGTCAACATTTTGTCGGCCGAACAAGAGGACGTCTCGAAACATTTTGCCGGGCAATTGCAAGAGAAGCCGACGTTTCGATTTGAGCGGCTCCGCGAGCTGCCCGTCATCGAAAACGCCTTGGCCAACATCCTGTGTGAAGTCGACAGCTCGTACAAAGCAGGCGACCATACCATTTTTATCGGAAAAGTGCTTGATTTGACCATTCGCGAAGGGCACCCGCTGACGTTCTACGAAGGAAGATACGGATTTGCCAATACGAGTTGA
- a CDS encoding ABC transporter substrate-binding protein — MNKKLLSIVVAVLLLMMTACSSGGSKTSGGGSGADSETIKIGGIFSSSGGASPLGKPELDTVKMLTKEINDNGGINGKKIELIPYDAKSDQNEAVLAMKKLTEQDHVVGIIGGTTSGNTLAMIPLAEKAEVPFISLASSKQIVHPDDGSSRKWIFKTAQGDDIVIPRILNYLKDKGWTKVAWMNVANSFGTGGHETFKALASDYGVQAVIEEEFEADVKDAKSMLTRVKKADPQAIIVWGTAQESAVVTKNIRQLGMDVPIIESHGIASKDFIKLAGDAANGVVFPGGRLLVADQVPDANAQKKNLMDYKKDFSEHYDYPVSTFGGHAWDAFHIMIEAIKAEGADPAKIRDHIENETKDFAGITGVFNMSPDNHNGLSADSLVMIQVKDGEWTLVK, encoded by the coding sequence ATGAACAAGAAGCTTTTGTCCATCGTTGTCGCTGTCTTGTTGCTTATGATGACTGCGTGTTCTTCGGGCGGTTCGAAAACGTCCGGGGGCGGATCGGGCGCGGATTCGGAAACGATTAAGATCGGCGGGATCTTTTCTTCATCGGGGGGAGCGTCTCCGCTCGGTAAACCGGAACTGGACACAGTGAAAATGCTAACGAAAGAAATCAATGACAACGGCGGGATTAACGGGAAAAAGATTGAACTCATTCCTTATGATGCAAAATCCGACCAAAACGAAGCCGTGTTAGCAATGAAAAAATTGACTGAACAAGATCACGTTGTGGGCATTATCGGCGGAACGACAAGCGGAAATACGCTGGCGATGATTCCGCTGGCGGAGAAAGCGGAAGTGCCGTTTATTTCCCTGGCCTCGAGCAAACAAATTGTTCATCCGGACGACGGCTCATCGCGAAAATGGATTTTCAAAACAGCGCAAGGCGATGACATTGTCATTCCGAGAATCTTGAACTATTTGAAAGACAAAGGCTGGACGAAAGTCGCGTGGATGAATGTCGCCAACTCGTTTGGTACGGGCGGTCACGAAACGTTCAAGGCGCTCGCTTCCGATTACGGTGTACAAGCTGTCATTGAAGAAGAATTCGAAGCGGACGTGAAAGATGCCAAGTCGATGTTGACACGCGTGAAAAAAGCCGACCCGCAAGCCATTATCGTCTGGGGAACGGCGCAGGAATCGGCAGTCGTGACGAAAAACATTCGCCAATTGGGCATGGATGTGCCGATTATCGAAAGCCACGGCATTGCATCGAAAGATTTCATCAAATTGGCGGGTGACGCGGCCAACGGGGTCGTTTTTCCGGGCGGACGGCTGCTCGTCGCCGATCAAGTGCCGGATGCAAACGCCCAGAAGAAAAACTTGATGGATTACAAAAAAGATTTTTCGGAACATTACGACTACCCGGTCAGCACGTTCGGCGGCCATGCGTGGGATGCGTTCCACATCATGATCGAAGCCATTAAAGCGGAAGGCGCCGATCCTGCGAAGATCCGCGATCATATCGAAAATGAAACGAAAGATTTTGCGGGCATTACCGGCGTGTTCAACATGAGTCCGGATAATCATAACGGCCTTTCGGCAGACAGTCTCGTCATGATTCAAGTGAAAGATGGGGAGTGGACTTTGGTGAAATAA
- a CDS encoding branched-chain amino acid ABC transporter permease produces MELVSQLLQLFFSGLTVGSIYALIAIGFVATYNVTGVLNFAQGEFAMFGALTCISLVGFGMPLFAAVVCSILIVTILGAVFERLAIHPARRSSVPVMIIITIGASIALRGIGMMIWGTNPHTLPPFTKGESIHLLHAVILPQNLWAIGIALASLVGMYVFFNKTYTGKAVTACVVNRYAARLMGIHPEWMSLAAISVCAGLGALGGIVIAPISGATYNMGLMLGMKAFVAAVIGGLTNAPAAVVGAFIIGILESFTAGLWTTGFQDAVSFAILLIVLFLLPNGIFSKSSGKRV; encoded by the coding sequence ATGGAACTTGTCAGCCAACTGCTGCAGCTATTCTTTTCAGGCCTGACCGTCGGCAGCATCTATGCGCTTATCGCGATCGGTTTTGTTGCGACGTACAACGTTACGGGCGTACTGAATTTCGCGCAAGGAGAATTCGCCATGTTCGGCGCACTGACGTGCATTTCCCTTGTCGGGTTCGGCATGCCTTTATTTGCTGCCGTCGTTTGCAGCATACTTATCGTTACGATTCTCGGAGCCGTCTTCGAGCGGCTCGCGATTCATCCCGCCCGCCGCTCGTCCGTTCCCGTCATGATCATCATTACGATCGGTGCCTCGATTGCCTTACGCGGCATCGGCATGATGATTTGGGGAACGAATCCGCATACATTGCCTCCTTTTACGAAAGGCGAATCGATTCATTTGCTGCATGCGGTCATTTTACCGCAAAATTTATGGGCGATCGGCATCGCTCTGGCCAGTCTCGTCGGCATGTATGTGTTTTTCAATAAAACTTATACCGGGAAGGCGGTTACTGCTTGCGTCGTCAATCGGTACGCGGCACGGTTGATGGGCATTCATCCGGAATGGATGTCGCTGGCGGCCATTTCCGTATGTGCCGGCCTCGGCGCGCTCGGCGGCATTGTCATCGCTCCGATTTCCGGCGCGACGTACAACATGGGCCTCATGCTCGGCATGAAGGCATTCGTCGCCGCCGTCATCGGCGGCTTGACGAACGCACCCGCTGCCGTCGTCGGTGCCTTCATCATCGGCATTCTTGAATCTTTTACCGCCGGCTTATGGACGACCGGCTTTCAAGACGCCGTCAGCTTCGCGATTTTGCTCATCGTGTTATTTTTATTGCCAAACGGCATTTTCTCGAAATCATCAGGGAAAAGGGTGTGA
- a CDS encoding branched-chain amino acid ABC transporter permease, translating into MAKAIRNIYNRSLTGPLLVCLFLALLPVGFPSNYILSILIIVAFYTIVGTGLTLLMGYAGQISLGHAAFYGIGSYTSAILSAHAGLSPWLAMLAGMVLSALVAFIVGIPTLKLKEHYLALATLGFGVIVFVFFKELDGLTGGLNGFFGIPSISLFGFPFDNDFRFYYLIWTLAMLGIIFARNVVQSRVGRALQAVKDSETAANSLGVPAQKYKLQIFVLSAVYASVAGSLYAHYVSFINPELFNVKTSLDFLIMVVIGGSGMVWGGVIGAAVFVILGEILKEILPYFTDASGEFQIVLFGVLLVVILIYMPRGLGPMVVQTAKNRLRFGKRKAAAASGGDRSA; encoded by the coding sequence ATGGCCAAGGCTATACGGAACATTTACAATCGCAGCTTAACCGGCCCGTTGCTCGTTTGCCTGTTTCTCGCGCTTCTTCCTGTCGGGTTTCCTTCGAATTACATTTTGAGCATACTCATTATCGTTGCGTTTTACACGATTGTCGGCACCGGACTCACACTTCTCATGGGCTATGCGGGGCAAATTTCACTCGGGCACGCCGCTTTTTACGGCATCGGTTCGTACACGTCCGCAATCTTAAGCGCCCATGCTGGACTTTCTCCATGGCTGGCGATGCTCGCTGGCATGGTTTTATCGGCGCTCGTCGCTTTCATCGTTGGCATTCCGACGTTAAAGCTGAAAGAACATTATTTGGCGTTGGCGACATTAGGATTCGGTGTCATCGTTTTCGTGTTTTTCAAAGAGTTGGACGGTCTGACCGGCGGTTTAAATGGATTTTTCGGCATTCCGTCGATCAGCCTGTTCGGCTTTCCGTTTGACAACGATTTTCGATTTTATTATTTAATTTGGACGTTGGCGATGCTCGGCATTATCTTTGCGAGAAACGTCGTCCAGTCCCGCGTCGGCAGAGCATTGCAAGCCGTCAAAGACAGCGAAACGGCCGCGAATTCGCTCGGAGTACCTGCACAAAAATACAAGTTGCAAATCTTCGTGCTAAGTGCCGTTTATGCCTCGGTGGCAGGCAGTTTGTACGCGCATTACGTTTCTTTTATCAACCCGGAGCTGTTTAACGTGAAAACGTCGCTCGATTTCCTCATCATGGTCGTCATCGGCGGCAGCGGCATGGTTTGGGGCGGCGTCATCGGGGCGGCAGTCTTCGTGATCCTCGGGGAAATTTTAAAAGAAATTTTGCCTTACTTCACGGACGCGAGCGGTGAATTTCAGATCGTGTTGTTCGGAGTCTTGCTCGTCGTGATTCTCATATACATGCCGCGCGGACTCGGCCCAATGGTTGTACAAACGGCGAAAAACCGGCTTCGTTTCGGTAAAAGAAAGGCAGCCGCTGCTTCCGGAGGTGATCGAAGTGCTTGA